A region of Planktomarina temperata RCA23 DNA encodes the following proteins:
- a CDS encoding glycosyltransferase family 2 protein yields MGLAESYRLRLIRKRLRLRALRKSRELHPVQNRTKSITPGAQLLFCTLRDELVRLPYFYEYYRNLGVDHFLMVDNGSQDGTREFLADQPDTSVWHAKGLYRKARFGVDWLNFLQRKYAHGHWSLVVDPDEFLVFPYCDSRPLSALTDWLDTSEIRSFSAMLLDMYPKGALEKFQYKSGQNPFEVAKWFDSGNYTIEKNPLYGNLWIQGGPRARVYFADAPKQAPALNKVPLVKWNKSYVYVSSTHLILPRGLNRVYESAGGEKPSGMLLHAKFLNTLSDKANEELRRNQHYAHGREYQRYNKKLNSKEHLWCSWSEEYINWRQLEVLGLMSKGSWA; encoded by the coding sequence TTGGGACTGGCTGAATCATATCGCCTCCGGCTTATTCGAAAACGCCTGCGCCTGCGTGCCTTGCGCAAGAGTCGCGAATTGCATCCGGTTCAAAACCGAACGAAGTCCATCACCCCCGGCGCCCAACTCTTATTTTGCACCCTACGGGATGAATTGGTGCGCCTGCCGTATTTTTACGAATATTATCGGAACCTTGGCGTTGATCATTTTCTAATGGTGGATAACGGCAGCCAAGACGGCACGCGTGAATTTTTGGCAGATCAACCCGATACGTCAGTCTGGCACGCCAAGGGTCTATATCGCAAAGCGCGCTTTGGCGTGGATTGGCTCAATTTTTTGCAACGCAAATATGCGCACGGCCATTGGAGCCTGGTGGTCGATCCAGATGAGTTTCTGGTCTTTCCCTATTGCGACAGCCGACCGCTCTCCGCCCTGACCGATTGGCTCGATACAAGTGAAATTAGGTCGTTTTCTGCGATGCTCTTGGACATGTATCCAAAAGGCGCTCTTGAAAAATTTCAGTATAAATCTGGGCAAAACCCTTTTGAAGTTGCCAAATGGTTTGACAGTGGCAACTACACAATCGAAAAAAACCCACTCTATGGCAATCTTTGGATTCAAGGGGGGCCGCGCGCGCGGGTCTATTTTGCCGACGCCCCAAAACAGGCCCCGGCACTCAATAAGGTGCCATTGGTGAAATGGAATAAATCCTATGTTTATGTGAGCTCGACCCATTTAATTTTACCGCGAGGATTGAACCGCGTTTACGAAAGCGCGGGTGGAGAAAAACCCTCCGGCATGTTATTGCACGCAAAATTTTTAAATACTTTATCCGATAAGGCCAATGAAGAGCTTCGCCGCAATCAGCATTATGCGCATGGGCGCGAATACCAAAGGTACAACAAAAAATTGAATTCAAAAGAACATTTATGGTGCTCTTGGTCCGAAGAATACATCAATTGGCGACAACTGGAAGTTTTGGGCTTGATGTCTAAGGGGAGCTGGGCGTGA